The proteins below are encoded in one region of Mangifera indica cultivar Alphonso unplaced genomic scaffold, CATAS_Mindica_2.1 Un_0004, whole genome shotgun sequence:
- the LOC123205381 gene encoding pectinesterase inhibitor 7-like codes for MFSVKETDLSTKLSKASVDRGRDSAADGACKLFTVPAPGSQPLNNGSDFIRSSCKCTDDPDLCYASLESYSRSVNRDLAKLSIAAIDVRLEKVKTMVSYLANLTRDADHKSDPRMLQDLRLCLRLIGGANGAVDEIQKSLKQMRDLGAAGSSKERLRSLLFDVQMSITGASIDHSTCIDNFDDADGPLKENVIARVAYVRKYLRTALGLVDCYTDKVTS; via the exons ATGTTCTCCGTGAAAGAAACTGACTTATCGACTAAACTTTCCAAAGCATCGGTGGACAGGGGAAGAGACTCTGCGGCGGATGGTGCTTGTAAGTTGTTTACCG TCCCAGCCCCCGGCTCTCAACCGCTAAACAATGGTTCAGATTTCATCCGCTCGAGCTGCAAATGCACTGACGATCCCGACCTCTGCTACGCCTCCTTGGAATCCTACTCCAGATCCGTCAACAGGGACCTAGCGAAGCTGTCGATCGCCGCCATCGATGTCAGGTTGGAGAAGGTAAAAACGATGGTGTCCTACTTGGCCAACCTCACCCGCGATGCCGATCACAAGTCCGACCCCAGAATGTTACAGGATCTCCGCCTCTGTCTCCGTTTAATTGGTGGCGCTAATGGCGCTGTGGACGAAATCCAGAAGTCGCTGAAACAGATGCGCGACCTGGGCGCGGCGGGAAGCTCCAAGGAAAGGCTCCGATCCCTGTTGTTTGATGTGCAGATGTCGATTACAGGGGCGTCCATTGATCATTCTACTTGTATCGACAACTTCGACGACGCGGACGGGCCGCTGAAGGAGAATGTCATCGCTAGGGTTGCTTATGTAAGAAAATATCTTCGCACTGCACTTGGTTTGGTTGATTGTTACACTGACAAAGTGACAAGTTGA